The following nucleotide sequence is from Lacinutrix sp. Hel_I_90.
TATATCAATTGGCTTTCCCAACAAGAATGGTTGGCTCAATATTTGGATGAAAGCGATATGATACACGAACTACTTCTTTTAGAGGAAGAAAACCAAAATTAGATTTAATCCCTTTTATCACGACTGCTTTTATCAAAGGCAATTAAATTGAACAGTTGTCGCATCCTTGAACGTACCCTATTCCCATAACGTTCCTCCAGTTCTTTAGCATTGAGGTTTGTAGTTGCGTGTGTTTTAGTTTTATGACTTAAAAATAAATCATAACGTGAAAGTAAGATTTCGCCCATTACATTACAATCTTTTCCAAAATGCCTTCCGGTGGGTTCTACACCCAAATCATCAAAACAATAAAACTTTTTGTCGCCGTAATTTTCAATGATGGTGTACCCAATATTATTAAAGGCAAAGGCAATGTTTCGTGTGGGTATAACCTCATACGATTTCTGATGTGGCACAATATG
It contains:
- a CDS encoding ATPase translates to MNPHKPHIITEGSVQYTLGELKDNQMLYDFDKMLIYLNAKGKLLFGKKFKIFEEDRDIIFKLCNYFIRDEANCKKLDIDRDKGILLSGPVGCGKTSLMKLLRHIVPHQKSYEVIPTRNIAFAFNNIGYTIIENYGDKKFYCFDDLGVEPTGRHFGKDCNVMGEILLSRYDLFLSHKTKTHATTNLNAKELEERYGNRVRSRMRQLFNLIAFDKSSRDKRD